The stretch of DNA AAACAGGCTGCCATAGAAGTCCAAAACAGGATCAAAAATGTGAATGAAGTGAGGTTAACCTGTCTGGCAAAGTTAGCTTGTCAAATCTGCTGCAACTCTTCATTAGTATTTTGTGCCATGTAAAATAAACTGATTGATCAAAATAATCTGAGCGTCCATCCCTGGGCTCTGCAGCACAGAAATGTCCGAAATGAAGCGCATCGTGAGATGAAGAAATGAAGTCATCGTCATCTCACAGAGGGCTCCAGTACAAGAAGATTCACTgtccaagtgcagcaaatgtgCAGACAAGCAGAAATTCCCATCTGACCCGGAGACGTTTGTCAAGTCCCTGCAGGCCTTATTAGCTGAGACAGGAAAGAGCAGAGTGCTCATTCAGCCTCAGGAACCTGACATAACACATTCCTGTTCGACGCTCTCATAGTACACCAGGATCTCTTTCCTCTTGTTTCACGTGCTCACCTTGAAGACAAATGTCTCATTGAAGACAGGGTTGAGTGTTTTCTTGTGGACTTTGGTGTCaaacttcttcttcttgtcagGAAAGAGCAGGACTTTCACGTACGGGTCAGAAGTTCCACCCGAATCCATGGACATGAGGTCTGCAGCTTGGAGGATGCCAATGGTGAGCTGTGTGCATAGAAAAGACAACCTGATTTATGTCAGCGTTACTTCTGCAGAGTAAACACTCCAGCCGGCACCAAAGTATTGCAATCAATCAACACACGTCTCGCCTGACTGGAGGTGTATTATATTCTTCAATGTCACAAAGGGCGGAACAACAGCTCCTCCAAACAAAACACTGACTGACTTCTTCTTTCACCAAACAATGTCTTGTCCCTAATCAAGGCATCGCTTGGCTAGCggtgacaaaaactgaaacttGCAGAAGACtcgatatactttagagtagtcagtgtacatccTGTATTGCAGTATAGATTTGCTAGccactgaaaataagtcaacacacagccgttaTTATCTCATATGTGTATACAATGACAAAGAAGTAGCAGTGTAAGAAGACTATAGAATTGCTTAAATGTGACTCATAAACTAGTattataatataacaataaatgTATAACAAAAAGTGTAACAATCATTATTGATAATAACTTACAATAGCTAGAATGGTAACGGTGAATGAATGTCAGTGGTGCACCTTCTCTTTACACTTGTGTACGCAaaggttagcattagcatgttcaTAAACAGGCACACGCTAATGGATGTTTTgcctgtatatactgtagtatatatGTTTGTTAAACCTTGATCTGGACATTATATCAGTTGTATCAGctatatcataataatggatACTGTACATTATTCTGCAATGTAAAAACTCAGGAAGAAATGTGGTATTACCCCTTTGGCATAATGTTGGATGTTTACTACTGCGTCAATGTCATTAGTATTACTTCCTATGGGGGAATAGCAGCTGTTGGGTACTGTAATGATGTTCATGCTAGTTTCAGGTAACTCTTTTAAAGGAGCAAATATAAACATATCTTTTCAGCTTAATAAATGTGCCTTCAAATTGCATGAATGATCGATAACAACATGGGGTAAGTGTACATAAAcctattattaacaataattaataatattattaacaataataagaatTAGACCTGTTAACATTACCACATTAACGCCCGTGATTAATCTGGAAATCttaacacatgaaaatataataatgcaaTTTAATAATATGACTAAACTTGACCATAATCCCCTCCCTTGGTCCTATGCGGATGTTTATAATCCTTGGTTTGAAAGGTGAAAGGCGGTGCAAATGCCACCAGCAATGATGAGTGAGGAGACAGACCCTGGTCTGCTTCAAATTTTAAATGagttttttagtttagtttagatCAAATCGAAGCTGTGTGTACATATTGCAGTGATGAACTCGTCTTTTCATCGAAGCACGAGTCTAAAGCGACATCTTTAGGCAATATctttgctaacgttagcaaagAGGCTAATAACAACGTGGGGTCAAGCTTGGGGTTGTCAAACTGGAAGAGTGCACCAGACTCGGACTTGtcaacaaaaagacaacaaccTGGTTAACTAATGCAGTCGCTGCCTGCAGACCCATGATGACCCATGACCCCGTGATTTAAGACAAGGTGTTTGAGCATCTCATACAGATACCTCAAGTGACCCATTATATAGACCACACTTTCAAGCGGCACTGTCGGCGCAAAAATTCACAAAGTGTATGGAAACGAAAAGGCAACAAAGGCCAAGCAGCTGGCCAGGAGACAGGAGACCGCTGGACAGCATTACGCAACCGTAACTACCTCGGGTTACCGGGTTAAATGTCACCGCAACATACAAGCAAGCCGTTTAAAGTCACTTTGCAGTAGAAGTGATTTTGTCCTTGGTTGTCTGCTGATAAGGTTAACTTTATGAATACTATTACTCAGCAAATACAGGGATTGTATTATCTTTACGTTTACAGttgttaaataaagtttaaaatgctgttttttttaaaaatgccatACCTGGACTTATTCGATCTCAAAACATTCAAGTCAATTGTAGTATTTCAATAGATAGATTCTATCTATTAGCTAGTTAGACAGACCTTTTTAAACCCAATGTATGAAACGTATGAAATgtatgattaatcatgatttatCACAGATTAGACATGTGATTAACTTGATCAAATGTTTTAATCACTCGGCAGCATTAGTAATACTATAATTATACaaaacagtgatgtaataaaTAAGTATATGTAAACAtaaattaacaataataataagaatgtaaagaataaaatataaataatgtaaaaagtcaaaaatgcattttctaaATATCTGCACTTAAAATAAATTGACTTCAGACTATCAGAAATTGACactgaatatttttatttagtttttgacTTGATGTTCACTGCTCAAAGGTACCGTATATCTAAGATGCATCTCATTCATTTGACAAgatatgctgtaataaaaatggttgttaAATTGCTGAGATGATCTACAGTCTAAATATCATTAAATAACAATACTTCACAGACCTTCGTATTCTCAAAGTCATAGTCAATGGAATATTGCAGCTTCCCCAGCTTCTCTTGCtctttctcctcttcctccttctcctcttctgTGAGCCCGGTCTCTCCTtcgtcatcgtcatcatccTGCGGTTTCTGTGGTCATGAAATGAAAACAAGTAGCATCAAAGGTCAGGAGGAGCTTTCAATCCCAACACACCGGGCTCCCCGAAACTAGCTAGCATGCCGCAGAGTCCAGTTTTGGTGACAGCTTACCTGCACAGTAACCCAGAACGtttttttaatagatttttttttttttttagccgctCTCAACACCCTGTCCTCTCAttttagggccctgtcacaccttgacgatttagccagcttacgccaacgtatgaaaaatttggccaatacgctggcgtacgtcgaataagttatgggtaagttttgtatatgttaacagcacgtggaagcacgccggcatacgtcgtagtacgtctagGTCGATCCAACATAAGCCGCTGACTCCGCTCTGTCtccgaggaatgaatgaatgagtgagcgAACGAGTTAAGGCGGTGAAGCGTTGGACGTACTGCccggccgaggtcccgccctgGGGGCtgcgagtctgagacccctagtgtaggctgcatacgctactactcatggatttgtgactcgctaaggcattaataagttggttccattcccagtgtcacagtgccctctacgggtcaagctgcaaacttacctggaaatgcaaacacgacagcctccatctccatTTCCCCTccccaagaagacagttctgtctcaaggtatgttgacgtattacgacttgtacgtaacttacaaataacgtgtgtgaacgggcgtcaacgattgcatcacttattgcccgcggatgcgggacgtatgaatcatacgttgacatacgtcgaaaggttttatgcaggcacaaaatttttggacgacttagacatactacgacgtacgccagcgtattggccaaatttttcatacgttggcgtaagctggctaaatcgttaaggtgtgacaggcgttgggcgttggccataaattgtgaacaccggcaacacgctacgcattcgttgatataagttgtctataagttagagaaacgttctatataagttactaatacgtcatgtttacatCGAACtagttatgaatacgctatgtatatgcccaaaattgaaaaaaaaaacgtcggcagttcaacgtatgccatcaaaatgatcacgtcaggcatgcgctgccaaAATCGTCAAGGAGTGACAGGGCCCTTAGATCTTCTGACATGCTAGTGCAGGACAGGGACAGCCAGTCAGTGGCGGTATTGCATGCTTGTTCCATCAGCATTCCATCAGTTTCCTGATTTTCAAGAGGCTTAGAGAGTAGTAAGAATAGTTACATCATTTAGAATCAATGCAAGGGGATGTTTTGTCAGGTCATTTCGAACCCTATGTCTTATGCTTTTTCACTGCACAGTACCGACTCAGTTTGAATTGACTCGGGTGTATGGTTGGCtggcatcttcatcacatacacaacaatggcgCGGTGATACGACCGGAGAGAGAAAGTAACggcgagcgattgtgaggtctgaattttttgaggaggcatttttgtgacgcaaatgtgttttgaacacatattgttttgagaagccagacTCTTTACTTatgtggccccagcaactaaccggaattacgttcctcatcaccgaaatccgaccagaactgggttcacgggaccaagtggggggtaagtcactgtcgatgcactacactgttgatggggatgttatacaacttcatgtcaaaaaatccaaactgtccCTTTGGGAGATAAATTTTATtagagaggagactgaggtaaaaaaaaaaaaaatgaagcgcTACAGATTTGCTTAcagaataatttttttaaaacgtaaaataaataaaatggcattttgttggTAGATTATTTTAAGAAGTTGGCCACAGTAAGtacactaaaaaaaataaacaacaacaaacagagCGCTGCTGCAGGGTTGAGATTGTGGAGTATAAAACTGTATCGTCCAGCGCTAAGGCACAGCAACAGGGTAAGCAtgggtgtttatttttgtcatttatagCTGTAAATCTGAGAAATCTGATTCTGGCCTGGGTATCTCGTTTTGTCAATGGAAGTACATCAATAACAAGTAAAGTAGTGGCGAGCTAAGTTGGTAttgtgcagtggaaaaggggcatTAGAACAAAGATGTTGTTGCTTATTTCATATCCAAAATGGAAAGAGGTTAGCATTAGTGTGCTACCTAAATGATTCAGGTTTAAAGGGAACAACATTTATGAATGGCAATGCTTTTAAATAACAGCTTAACGCGACATGATTTGGCCTTTTAGAGTTGTTCTTGAGGATGAAAGGAGTCATGCAGTTTTGTCATACTCCCATAAACCCACCAAAACATGCCCTTTAGCTCATGCATAAATTAATAGTGTTAGAGAATCTTCTTGACCCAATCTGGTTGATATTGGTCGCATGAACAGTTGTGCTGTTAGACAGACTCTCCTCTCCGAAGGAGCGCAACATGGCTTTCCAAAGGAGTTAATTCAAGTTCAAGCCAAAGGGGGTGTCATTCCATAGCCAATCCACCTACCGTAGAGCAGGAGTCCACCACGGTCAAGAAACACGAGACAGACACAAAGCCACAAAAGAGGAAGGAGAGCAGAGAGAGGCAGAGATTCAACTCACGACACAGCAAACACAAAAGATGGGCGGTCGCTGCAGACGCCTTCGTGGTGAAAAATGACACACCTGCGTTATTTGCTTTCATTCGCTGATACTGTAGACACTAATTAATTGCTTTAATTAAAGCGCGCCGACCAATCTGGGAGTGGCTTAGGACTCAAATCAATCAACTAATCTATTAAATGTAGCTCTTTGTCCTTTCCCAAGTGCGGCATTTTTCATCACatttaaacaacacaacatcaggTAAAGAAAGGGAAAAGAGCTGCCTTCATGTCCTAGAAGATAAAAGGTGGTTAACATCTATAGGTGGATAAGAAATTCTGCAAGAGAAATAGCGATATGAGGGCGTCAGCTGTGGTCGTACCTCACCGCCCTGCATGTTCTTCATGTTGAAGCCGTCCTTGCCCTTCTTGCccttcttgttctttttcttcttgcagCAGCATTTCTTGATGATGCAGAAGCAGCAGGTGAGGACCAGCAAAGCGGCCACCACGGCGATGGCGATCAGAGCCCACGGGGGCACTGGCGAGGAAGAAGAGTGTCAAATGAATGCACATCAAGTCAAGTCTTGGTTCTCCAAATGTCGAGGTGTCACTCACATGGAATTTTGTCAATTTCATTCAAGAACTTGCTCTTGATCTCCTCAAACATGTCGTTCTTGCTGATCTCCGTGTTGTTGTTGGAACCGGAGATTTCTGCGGCGGTGGAGATGGCGGCCGAGGTGGGGGCCATGGTGACGGTGGTGGCGCCGGTGGGCTCCGCGGGGGCCACAGGCTGTGTCCTCCTGAACAGGTTGAACTTCATGGCCACAGATGAGACACGGCGTCCCTAAGACACAAAGCGGACAAAAAATAGTGAGAGTGGTGGCAATGAGGACCCACagatttttggaccaaaaacaaCTGCAGTGGCTTGTCGAAAGGAGGCGACCAATCATTGCTAAAATTAAGTGGATGGTCTTTCCTAGAAAAAGCCCCTACAACTCAGAATGTTCTTCGTTCCGTTATAAAGGAAATTAGCAAATCCTGACTGTGGAAACCTTGCAAAGTACTGCAGCTGGTAAAGGCATTTGTGGTGCCCCCAATggattgtggtcaaaatgctttggaaaccATACTAGCATACATACACACTAATATCCTCAAAGTATTATAAGATTAAACAAATAGCCAATGACTTATATggccaattagttgctaagttcTGCCCACActtctgcaaagatgttttggtgCTTGATAACTAGGGTTGGCTATCAAGCattgatgggaaccgggactaacattccaattCTCCCGGAATcgtagatttttttaaactcctaCTTTCGGTGATCGACCAGCCCACCGACCTGAAAAAATGGTCGCATAACACGCCAGCGAACACCAACGAAAAAGAAGCAGCCGTAagcgtttgtgttcatccatttcaaccaTGGATAGCGTTTGcccgataggctccagcataccctcgcgaccctagtgaggacacgTGTCatagataatggatggatggatggacagtgtGTGATGGCGCTCGAAAGTTTGGCagaaattctttaaaaaaaatgaacagtaggtgcagtgcaacatttgcaacgccaTTATATCATGCACAGGAGGGTGCACCACTAACACGATTAAACATATGTGGATTCACGGTCTCCAGAGTGGCCTGATTTTGACACGCTATACCGGACGTCTTCCAACCAGTCaagtaagtaaaacaataaacaatgtCGATCTTTTGCCAACACTCAAGCAGCAAACAAATAATACTTTATACTGCGAATACggccaactcaaatatccagccAGCGTAAGGCTGTGTAAtttttcatagacaaacaacctgacGTTAAtgctagctttagccaggaagttgaccagacccCACATTAAGCGTTACTCCATTCACCGTACTTGTTTGACATTCTGCACCCAGGTTAGCAGGAGCCATCCGAACCATCCGAACCATCCGAACCTGACatggttaagttacactttgtctattctgcatcataagacactctacaacacataaacaacttgatatgtgtcattgttttttcatgaggttttcaaaaataaaaaacatttgtgaacaTGTACTTCTATGTaaagagacttcaaaacatttacGTTCAactgtttgatatttatatactcgttgaaaatagccctgtgagaaattactaaaaatgtcatataattaaaaaaaataaaaatcatggcgacattcagacatttcatccaagaactttggttagtgccctcatttaaaccatgcaaacttttttgACCCTACCTCTAAAAAGAATCAGAATCAAGAATCGTTGGGAACCGGAATCGAAATGAGGAATCCGAAGCGgaatcgctcaaattcaaacaatgcccaaaCCTATTGATGAAAGCCaagtttttcaaccaatcttgttcAAATTTTACaggcatgtgcttgtcagtcccctaaaagtGTGTACAAAATTTCGAGGTGATTCAGTGATATGCCCTAAAGTTACAGCTGGTATTTTCTAAGAGAGGATTGAACTCTgtaagaaatttcaagtcaataccATTTACCAGCAGCAGCGCTACCATATTGTATATTTGTccgaaaaataatatcagaagAGTCGGACTtagttttttgacaattttcaccattttgtgtgcagcgcttcAGGAGTAGAAGCTTTCACAAACAAGTGATGGGAAAATATAAGGGCAACCCTAGCAGCACCCAAGCAGAAATTTCTTGCCTTGACGTAAAAGAATCCATCAAATCCTCAAAGAAAGTTGGTTGAAAACTGCATCTGGTTAAGAGTGGACCAAAAATGGCGATTTGACAAACTTAAGATGCCTCATAATCTAATATCTTTACAACAATCTCATTATCCCCAAAAGAGGGAAGCTAAAGGGCAGCAACACTGATGTTGTTTTAAGACCGAGGGCTATTGTAGAAGAGAAGGTTCAACAGGTCATCAGCGATGGCGTAAATAGATATCCCACCTGTGCACGAGGGCGCATTCCCAATGACGATGAACAcaaactcattcattcatgccgACGTGAGGAGTTAGTGTCTGAGTGACAAATTGACAAAAGCCTCTGCGTCTCTGAGCACAGTCATCCAGAAGAGATGGATGAGGCAGAGCGAAGACAAAATTAAAGAATCCAC from Dunckerocampus dactyliophorus isolate RoL2022-P2 chromosome 8, RoL_Ddac_1.1, whole genome shotgun sequence encodes:
- the LOC129186677 gene encoding synaptotagmin-2-like isoform X2 — its product is MKFNLFRRTQPVAPAEPTGATTVTMAPTSAAISTAAEISGSNNNTEISKNDMFEEIKSKFLNEIDKIPLPPWALIAIAVVAALLVLTCCFCIIKKCCCKKKKNKKGKKGKDGFNMKNMQGGEDDDDDEGETGLTEEEKEEEEKEQEKLGKLQYSIDYDFENTKLTIGILQAADLMSMDSGGTSDPYVKVLLFPDKKKKFDTKVHKKTLNPVFNETFVFKVPYEELGGKTLVMSVYDYDRFSKHDVIGEVKLPMNTIDLGRPIEEWRDLESADQEEPEKLGDICISLRYVPTAGKLTVCILEAKNLKKMDACGLSDPYVKIQLLQGGKRLKKKKTTVKKNTLNPYYNESFSFEIPLEQMQKILVAVTVFDYDKIGKNDAIGKIFVGSKATGLGLKHWSDMLANPRRPIAQWHALQPEEDIDGQLASLAAKK
- the LOC129186677 gene encoding synaptotagmin-2-like isoform X1, yielding MKFNLFRRTQPVAPAEPTGATTVTMAPTSAAISTAAEISGSNNNTEISKNDMFEEIKSKFLNEIDKIPLPPWALIAIAVVAALLVLTCCFCIIKKCCCKKKKNKKGKKGKDGFNMKNMQGGEKPQDDDDDEGETGLTEEEKEEEEKEQEKLGKLQYSIDYDFENTKLTIGILQAADLMSMDSGGTSDPYVKVLLFPDKKKKFDTKVHKKTLNPVFNETFVFKVPYEELGGKTLVMSVYDYDRFSKHDVIGEVKLPMNTIDLGRPIEEWRDLESADQEEPEKLGDICISLRYVPTAGKLTVCILEAKNLKKMDACGLSDPYVKIQLLQGGKRLKKKKTTVKKNTLNPYYNESFSFEIPLEQMQKILVAVTVFDYDKIGKNDAIGKIFVGSKATGLGLKHWSDMLANPRRPIAQWHALQPEEDIDGQLASLAAKK